A stretch of Babesia bigemina genome assembly Bbig001, chromosome : III DNA encodes these proteins:
- a CDS encoding Dullard-like phosphatase domain containing protein, putative: protein MIVKNLVGTEVKAMGVKPSRRDYLRRILASMRLTAGISKLKISGGRCCKLVDSNTAQGGQQDQNHSCDGKCDAKSGAPLKSPVLRVDNPRKKTLVLDLDETLVHSSFENKGGHDVTLSLQGENKSRHVYVNLRPFAREFVSAATRMFEVVIFTAATQDYANPVIDVIDCERRIRGRLFREYCTHWNGCYIKDLDIFDRDPKDIVIIDNTPVSYYLQPNNAIPVSSWHDNRNDRELVQLLPFLRKLSTASDVVPLLNERYPSNELNSDISRRRVQFDHLFPVQHF from the exons ATGATAGTAAAaaatttggttggcacagAGGTCAAGGCCATGGGCGTAAAGCCCAGCAGGCGTGACTATCTGCGGCGGATCCTCGCTTCCATGAGACTGACAGCGGGAATCAGCAAGTTAAAGATATCCGGTGGGCGATGCTGCAAGCTTGTGGACTCAAACACGGCCCAGGGTGGGCAGCAGGACCAGAACCACTCGTGCGACGGGAAATGCGACGCCAAGTCTGGAGCGCCGCTGAAGAGCCCCGTCTTGAGGGTGGACAACCCGAGG AAAAAGACGCTCGTTCTGGATCTGGACGAGACCCTCGTGCACTCATCTTTCGAGAATAAAGGAGGGCACGACGTAACGCTCTCTTTGCAGGGAGAAAACAAGAGCAGGCACGTGTACGTCAATTTGCGGCCGTTCGCGAGGGAGTTCGTCTCCGCGGCCACCCGCATGTTTGAGGTGGTCATATTCACCGCTGCCACCCAGGACTACGCGAACCCGGTCATCGACGTCATAGACTGCGAGCGACGCATACGCGGAAGGCTTTTCAGGGAATACTGCACGCACTGGAACGGGTGCTACATCAAGGACCTCGACATTTTCGATCGCGACCCCAAGGACATTGTCATCATCGACAACACACCCGTATCGTACTACCTGCAGCCGAACAACGCGATACCGGTTTCGTCGTGGCACGACAACCGCAACGACCGCGAGCTCGTACAGCTGCTCCCGTTTCTGCGGAAGCTTTCCACGGCGAGCGACGTGGTcccgctgctcaacgagCGGTACCCGTCCAACGAGCTCAACTCCGACATTTCGCGGAGGCGCGTTCAGTTCGACCACCTCTTTCCTGTACAGCACTTCTAA
- a CDS encoding UBIQUITIN-CONJUGATING ENZYME E2, putative — MDEIKVPRSFKLLDELERGQKGSVSEWVSFGLERPDDITLSNWSCTILGYPGTVFENRIYCLEVYCGEQYPDVPPVVKFLTRINLPGVDQFGNVMANYFPGLKNWKRTSSIEAVLVDIRRHMAMPANRRLPQPEEGDCY, encoded by the exons ATGGACGAG ATTAAAGTTCCGAGGAGTTTCAAGCTGCTAGACGAGCTCGAGCGCGGCCAGAAGGGTTCCGTCAGCGAGTGGGTCTCCTTCGGGCTGGAGCGGCCGGACGACATCACGCTGTCGAACTGGTCGTGCACCATTCTGGGCTACCCAGGA ACCGTGTTTGAGAACAGGATCTACTGTCTCGAAGTGTACTGCGGCGAGCAATACCCGGACGTGCCGCCGGTGGTCAAGTTCCTGACGCGCATCAACCTGCCCGGAGTCGACCAATTTGGCAAC GTCATGGCGAACTACTTCCCCGGGCTCAAGAACTGGAAGCGCACGAGCTCCATCGAGGCCGTGCTGGTTGACATCCGGCGCCACATGGCAATGCCAGCCAACAGGCGCCTGCCGCAACCCGAGGAAGGCGATTGCTACTGA
- a CDS encoding U3 small nucleolar RNA-associated protein 6, putative, producing the protein MAARVQHQLEDMVPELRRFSELQLFTESEVQDIVKCRRKYEYAVISTDPVYARNSFREYIRYEVELDRLLQERLRQAKSKEEKSDVRYNVPAEHGKVPIKVTVRRRIHRIFNRCLKRFGTEVELWKEYCAFCYRIKAFNVLNRAIMGALSKNPTCEALWKVATQYTMTLKGSVAARRVVKMALRANPRSLSLFTLLLELEVQVTQRLADYAKSGEDGSPGEVDPEEISTKTWSTIMRHALKSLKGSDIFKMLFFGATVCARVQRAPGFANALGDYGEFSSLVFNEMFNRRLPHPVLGLYVWQHRLLESLLVHRSEPSDACPPPETVFGEMVEDCASSPAMMPVVCRFINVVIASEDDTTPEAGATSGGADEPSWVMDVDGSQPDVTSTNKRSATESAPSESDDPEIDACCGGIDSVKDICFLRPTSDGFESSTQQCEYVRGMIDAKQLRALGALFRKHFAGVVSASASKLGPIALRSQGNDIAEALLSSDDDLLRLVALQVTQSTAKSHSVSGYSLAIEFSRHVDSACLAPFVAMVNRSILHSLRSTHIKESSKSGMLIRLIEWEHLSDAAKIEAARNVSVDLTRQQLLQGVTAAVKLAGSDAHLVEIVVHLLDLSAKVIIDDFTGSGDLVATVFNAVSKRIIDPVGHLRQYRTNNRSSRNAALLCVVISFWQVDCTMSSLKEKLGGNGFGGFTSKRSGASPAAYAKEAREVINLCDAAVMACDSVNVSDVGLKLGLRNRCWQLYVQCAKALEQLDFETMVLNLHSYNFSSDAVAARAYAQLGSAFVTNSV; encoded by the exons atgGCGGCTCGGGTGCAGCACCAGctcgaggacatggtcCCCGAGCTGCGCAGGTTCTCGGAACTGCAGCTGTTCACGGAATCCGAGGTACAGGACATAGTGAAGTGCCGCCGAAAGTACGAGTACGCTGTAATCAGTACCGACCCCGTTTATGCGCGAAACTCCTTCAGGGAGTACATCCGGTACGAGGTGGAGCTCGACCGCCTTCTCCAGGAGCGGTTGCGGCAGGCGAAGTCCAAGGAAGAAAA GTCCGACGTGCGTTACAATGTTCCCGCGGAGCACGGCAAGGTCCCCATTAAGGTGACAGTGCGACGTCGCATCCACCGCATCTTCAACCGGTGCCTGAAAAGGTTCGGAACGGAAGTAGAGCTGTGGAAAGAGTACTGCGCATTCTGTTATCGCATCAAGGCTTTCAATGTGCTGAATCGCGCCATCATGGGCGCCCTGTCGAAGAATCCGACGTGCGAGGCGCTGTGGAAGGTGGCCACGCAGTACACCATGACCCTGAAGGGCAGCGTGGCCGCACGTAGAGTGGTGAAAATGGCCCTGCGTGCAAACCCGCGGAGCTTGTCACTGTTCACGCTGCTGTTGGAACTTGAAGTGCAGGTCACGCAGCGTCTTGCCGACTACGCCAAGTCCGGAGAGGACGGGAGCCCGGGCGAGGTGGACCCAGAAGAGATCTCCACCAAGACCTGGAGCACCATAATGCGCCACGCACTTAAATCGTTGAAAGGCAGTGACATTTTTAAGATGCTGTTCTTCGGAGCGACGGTCTGCGCGCGTGTACAGCGCGCGCCGGGTTTCGCGAATGCGCTCGGCGACTACGGCGAGTTCTCCTCGCTGGTGTTCAACGAGATGTTCAACCGGAGGCTGCCTCACCCCGTGCTGGGCCTATACGTGTGGCAGCACCGACTGCTGGAATCGCTGTTGGTGCACCGCAGCGAACCTTCCGATGCATGCCCGCCGCCTGAAACCGTCTTCGGCGAGATGGTGGAGGACTGCGCGTCCAGTCCGGCAATGATGCCTGTCGTGTGCCGTTTCATCAATGTTGTAATCGCGTCTGAGGATGACACCACGCCAGAAGCGGGCGCAACGTCTGGTGGAGCAGACGAGCCCTCGTGGGTGATGGACGTAGACGGCTCGCAACCGGACGTCACAAGCACCAATAAGCGCTCCGCCACCGAATCTGCACCTTCGGAATCGGACGACCCAGAGATAGACGCTTGCTGCGGTGGCATTGATAGCGTGAAGGATATATGCTTCCTGAGGCCAACGTCAGACGGATTTGAAAGCTCGACACAGCAGTGCGAATACGTGAGGGGGATGATAGATGCAAAGCAGCTGCGGGCTCTCGGCGCTTTGTTCCGAAAGCATTTCGCGGGCGTAGTTAGCGCATCAGCATCCAAGTTAGGCCCTATCGCCCTAAGATCGCAAGGTAACGATATCGCGGAGGCTCTGCTGTCATCGGATGACGACCTATTGCGGCTAGTTGCGTTACAAGTAACGCAAAGCACCGCGAAATCGCACAGCGTCTCCGGATATAGTTTGGCCATCGAGTTTTCTCGTCACGTGGACTCGGCATGCCTCGCACCGTTCGTCGCCATGGTGAATCGGAGCATCCTGCATAGCCTCAGGAGCACCCATATCAAGGAGAGCTCGAAGTCGGGCATGCTTATACGCCTTATAGAGTGGGAGCATCTCTCAGACGCTGCTAAAATTGAAGCCGCGCGTAACGTGTCCGTCGACCTCACGAGGCAGCAATTGCTTCAGGGCGTGACGGCCGCAGTCAAGCTGGCGGGGAGCGACGCGCACCTGGTGGAAATTGTCGTGCATCTGCTCGATTTGAGCGCAAAGGTTATCATCGACGATTTTACGGGGTCCGGAGACCTCGTGGCTACAGTTTTTAATGCAGTGAGCAAAAGAATAATCGACCCCGTCGGCCACCTCCGCCAGTACCGCACCAACAATCGCAGCTCGCGGAATGCGGCCCTTCTGTGCGTAGTGATATCGTTCTGGCAGGTGGACTGCACTATGTCCAGCCTTAAGGAGAAGCTCGGTGGAAACGGCTTCGGCGGTTTCACGAGCAAACGTTCGGGCGCGTCGCCGGCCGCGTACGCTAAGGAAGCACGCGAGGTCATAAATCTGTGCGATGCCGCAGTTATGGCTTGCGATTCAGTGAACGTTAGTGACGTCGGCCTTAAGTTGGGGCTGCGCAACCGCTGTTGGCAGCTCTACGTGCAGTGCGCCAAAGCActggagcagctggactTCGAGACCATGGTTTTGAACCTGCACAGCTACAACTTCTCGTCGGATGCTGTTGCCGCGCGTGCGTACGCGCAGTTGGGCTCGGCGTTCGTCACGAACAGTGTATGA
- a CDS encoding ATPase, AFG1 family protein, putative, protein MKQKKSPMVDSDSKSEDEYEVEDILDFRMFKKQPKYLVKWKGFTDADNTWEPESNLSNLPAFEAKMKALKAERLTPLQKTHPSSSSTSSRVENRQKMPHTPSTTQQSQQQYKKQKVSPEPAATTGQSSDKVDPAQVSRGTKSVKPAGDQAAATTEKAQMPTDEKAKEPVKSVTQVAAETEEAVEVEDLLDYKPRFKKDYFLVRWKGDWEDSWEPRHNLLIVGDLMNKMIDLKMSYLRIYGPSDMEEQAFVTVQSIRISGSATLSAVVVEMTRDTESRTLLPLQEVRRRWPQQLLDFLLSRLRLRASGEPHILTLLNISAMSLAYSIRSLVVEVSGPRKHELRDCLEKVRQGVALATQQGRNISSVEFAHVPRKRWRVTYLKSRFKHRKAIRHYVFERYTHRVSFTAPFDLGPALNCVLSSLVGGLRARCSFAWQFGSIPSVDACRREDAIRELCVQLERVRVAVESRIEPAPTVRSWFSRLKPEAPQPAVRGMYIYGGVGQGKTMLMDAFYDQVSLPKMRMHFHDFMIRVQREMHLHKSDSGGTVMGTVARSVLGDARLLCMDEFFVNHISDAMVLKPLFENIFQMGVVVICTSNRPPEDLYQGGLNRERFLPFIPLLKSHCDVFNLQAHDFRQEHNFSDSSSNVQRVYYFDPKDDENALMTAFRGDNNATSIIENDVVKVSELRSITVPLSKGGEAFFRFPNLCGSSNTSAGSNDKVEVSLGTDGFIALAERFHTIWISQVPQFDASNHMDGRLRSFMLLIDVLYERQTKLLLASKVPLLQLFGRTGIVKVAEDFQSRLYRRYASVEEFCNEFPASLSKDEFMKLGDSLGMSSGHTGLFFNAVHAPDEESVGARRIWDICENHRLLLHGKPPATPHLYRFDIRDENVMENEFVCSRALSRLFHMCSGNYLQQHHERFGDK, encoded by the exons ATGAAGCAAAAGAAATCGCCGATGGTCGATAGCGACTCCAAATCCGAAGATGAGTACGAGGTGGAAGATATTCTGGACTTCCGTATGTTTAAAAAGCAACCGAAGTACCTGGTAAAATGGAAGGGCTTTACAGACGCGGACAACACCTGGGAACCAGAG TCCAACCTGAGCAATTTGCCTGCGTTCGAAGCGAAGATGAAGGCGCTGAAAGCCGAGCGATTGACTCCACTGCAAAAGACACA TCCAAGTAGCTCGAGCACCTCTAGCCGTGTTGAGAACCGTCAGAAAATGCCCCACACCCCCTCAACCACCCAGCAAAGCCAACA GCAGTacaagaagcagaaggtATCACCAGAGCCAGCAGCAACAACTGGTCAATCGTCTGACAAGGTCGACCCGGCCCAGGTTTCCCGCGGTACCAAGTCAGTGAAGCCTGCTGGAGACCAAGCGGCGGCAACAACGGAAAAGGCTCAGATGCCAACTGATGAGAAGGCCAAGGAACCGGTGAAGAGCGTGACACAGGTTGCTGCCGAAACCGAGGAAGCTGTTGAGGTAGAAGACTTGTTAGATTACAAGCCGCGTTTTAAGAAGGATTACTTCCTCGTGCGTTGGAAGGGTGACTGGGAGGATTCGTGGGAGCCGCGCCACAACCTGCTGATTGTTGGCGACCTGATGAACAAAATGATCGACTTAAAGATGAGCTATTTGCGGATTTACGGCCCAAGCGACATGGAAGAGCAGGCATTCGTGACTGTGCAGTCCATCCGCATTTCGGGGTCAGCGACGCTCTCTGCCGTCGTTGTGGAGATGACCAG GGACACCGAGAGCCGCACGCTGCTTCCACTTCAGGAGGTGAGGCGCAGGTGgccacagcagctgcttgacTTCCTGCTATCCAGACTGCGGTTGCGCGCTTCTGGCGAACCT CACATCCTCACACTATTAAATATAAGTGCCATGAGCCTTGCGTACTCTATCAGATCATTGGTCGTTGAGGTCTCCGGTCCGCGCAAGCACGAGCTGCGCGACTGCCTTGAGAAGGTTCGCCAGGGAGTGGCTTTGGCGACGCAGCAG GGAAGGAATATATCGTCGGTGGAATTTGCCCATGTACCCCGCAAAAGGTGGCGAGTGACGTACCTCAAGTCTAGGTTCAAGCACCGGAAGGCTATCAGGCACTATGTCTTTGAGCGGTATACGCACCGAGTATCGTTCACAGCGCCCTTTGATCTCGGACCAGCCCTCAATTGTGTGCTGAGTAGCCTGGTTGGTGGGCTACGAGCGAGATGCTCCTTCGCTTGGCAATTCGGTTCCATCCCCAGTGTTGACGCCTGCCGGCGTGAGGATGCTATA CGTGAGCTGTGCGTCCAGCTGGAACGGGTCAGAGTTGCCGTGGAATCACGAATTGAACCAGCTCCGACAGTTAGAAGCTGGTTTTCGCGGCTCAAACCGGAGGCACCGCAGCCCGCAGTGCGGGGGATGTACATATATGGCGGCGTCGGTCAGGGGAAGACCATGCTGATGGACGCCTTCTACGACCAAGTTTCGTTGCCCAAGATGCGTATGCACTTTCACGACTTTATGATCCGTGTACAACGTGAAATGCATCTGCACAAGAGCGACTCCGGCGGTACCGTCATGGGCACCGTTGCGAGGAGTGTTCTGGGGGACGCTCGCCTGTTGTGCATGGATGAGTTTTTCGTGAACCACATCTCAGACGCCATGGTGCTGAAGCCGCTTTTCGAAAACATATTCCAA ATGGGCGTGGTGGTAATATGCACCTCAAACAGGCCTCCTGAAGATCTTTACCAGGGCGGTCTAAACCGTGAACGCTTCCTCCCTTTCATTCCGCTGTTGAAGAGCCACTGTGACGTATTTAACCTGCAGGCGCACGATTTTCGACAAGAGCACAACTTCTCAGATTCGTCTAGCAATGTGCAACGGGTCTACTACTTTGACCCTAAAGACGACGAGAATGCACTCATGACTGCTTTTAGGGGGGACAACAATGCGACAAGCATAATCGAAAATGATGTTGTAAAGGTATCGGAGCTGCGATCCATCACCGTGCCGTTATCAAAAGGCGGAGAGGCGttcttccgctttcccaACTTGTGCGGTTCTTCAAACACCTCTGCTGGTAGCAACGATAAGGTGGAAGTGTCGTTGGGCACCGACGGTTTTATAGCGTTGGCTGAACGTTTTCATACCATCTGGATATCGCAAGTGCCCCAATTCGATGCTTCAAACCATATGGACGGGCGCCTGCGCAGTTTCATGCTGCTGATTGACGTTCTGTACGAGAGACAGACCAAGCTGTTGCTTGCCTCCAAGGTGCCACTACTGCAGTTGTTTGGAAGGACAGGGATAGTGAAAGTCGCAGAGGATTTCCAAAGTAGGCTATACAGACGCTATGCGTCGGTGGAGGAATTTTGCAATGAGTTCCCAGCTAGTCTATCAAAAGACGAATTTATGAAACTGGGTGATAGTTTAGGCATGTCAAGTGGTCACACGGGTCTATTCTTCAACGCCGTACACGCCCCAGACGAGGAGTCAGTTGGGGCAAGGCGAATATGGGACATTTGCGAGAACCATCGCCTTCTGTTACATGGGAAGCCGCCAGCAACGCCGCATCTGTATCGGTTTGATATACGGGATGAGAACGTGATGGAGAACGAATTTGTCTGTTCACGCGCTCTGAGCAGACTCTTTCACATGTGCTCCGGTAActacctgcagcagcaccatgAGCGCTTCGGCGATAAGTGA
- a CDS encoding dnaJ domain containing protein, putative, protein MAEEAAKPPEEDDVLNFFFSEIESIGKAKSDADIMTFNAKEMCLRLTSQTFASPYQVLQLKHDATEEEIKKRYRKALGIGTQISLLIHPDKFKHEKAQEAFNAVLLNAFNEIQKSDSKEKYKLVYEEAKKIVYKRHKANPNATTLDLIAAGVLDSDIQQIENEIQRECDEILRKQQERREYAEKCVRANMEYEKQLAAEQVELEKQQLNHQVEWDKTRDLRVTSWRSFQGKVTTKDFKLQAFRTVDPKREQRPDVEGTKRGTIAESQTNRKEKRKKIVHTDEYKASWR, encoded by the exons ATGGCCGAGGAGGCTGCGAAGCCGCCTGAGGAGGACGACGTCCTCAACTTCTTCTTCTCCGAGATCGAATCCATTG GCAAAGCGAAGAGCGACGCCGACATCATGACCTTCAACGCCAAGGAGATGTGTCTGAGGCTCACGTCGCAGACCTTCGCGAGCCCCTaccaggtgctgcagctcAAGCACGACGCCACCGAGGAGGAGATCAAGAAACGCTATCGCAAG GCGCTTGGCATAGGCACTCAGATCTCCCTGCTGATCCACCCTGACAAATTCAAGCACGAGAAGGCGCAGGAGGCGTTCAACG CAGTGCTGCTCAACGCCTTCAACGAGATCCAGAAGTCGGACTCCAAGGAAAAGTACAAGCTCGTGTACGAGGAGGCCAAGAAGATCGTCTACAAGCGCCACAAGGCGAACCCCAACGCCACGACGCTCGACCTTATCGCAGCCGGGGTGCTCGACAGCGACATACAGCAGATCGAGAACGAAATACAGCGGGAGTGCGACGAGATCCTGCGCAAGCAGCAGGAGCGCCGCGAGTACGCGGAAAAATGCGTGCGCGCGAACATGGAGTACGAGAAACAG CTGGCCgctgagcaggtcgagctGGAGAAGCAGCAGCTCAACCACCAGGTGGAGTGGGACAAGACCCGAGATCTACGCGTCACCAGCTGGCGCAGCTTCCAG GGCAAGGTCACCACCAAGGACTTCAAGCTCCAGGCGTTCAGGACCGTCGATCCCAAGCGTGAGCAGCGTCCTGACGTCGAGGGAACCAAACGGGGCACCATCGCCGAATCGCAAACAAATCGCAAGGAGAAACGCAAGAAAATCGTGCATACAGACGAGTACAAGGCAAGCTGGAGATGA
- a CDS encoding METHYLTRANSFERASE-RELATED, putative: MATRPEHLAPPEIYYNSEEARRYTVNTHIRDIQVEMSQRATEMLLLPEDECCLVLDIGCGSGLSGSVLNDHNNFWIGIDISAFMLEEAVRNECDKEGDMILGDIGEPMNFKPQSFDGAISISALQWLCVANKSSHDPYKRLLTFFKWLYRSLNYGARAAIQFYPENAEQIEMITSAATRCNFGGGLVVDFPESTKAKKYYLCIWAGMTGIPQKMPQALMDVESDEEETVKTGGGMPKRNKRQKKQESLRQRIINKKQQQRRRGIETRPDTKYTGRARPGRF; this comes from the exons ATGGCGACTCGGCCGGAGCATCTGGCTCCGCCGGAGATT TATTACAATAGCGAAGAAGCTCGCCGGTACACCGTAAATACGCATATCCGAGACATCCAGGTCGAGATGAGCCAGCGGGCCACCGAGATGCTGTTGCTGCCGGAG GATGAATGCTGTCTCGTGCTGGATATCGGATGCGGCAGCGGTCTGAGCGGCTCGGTGCTCAACGACCACAACAATTTCTGGATAGGCATAGACATCAGCGCTTTCATGCTGG AGGAGGCTGTGCGGAACGAGTGCGACAAGGAAGGCGATATGATCCTTGGCGACATCGGCGAACCAATGAACTTCAAGCCCCAAAGCTTCGACGGGGCCATCAGCATCAGTGCGCTGCAGTGGCTCTGCGTCGCCAACAAGAGCTCGCACGACCCCTACAAACGCCTCTTGACATTCTTCAAGTGGTTATATCGCAGCCTAAACTATGGTGCCCGCGCAGCCATCCAGTTTTACCCGGAGAACGCGGAGCAGATTGAGATGATCACCTCCGCTGCCACGCGCTGCAACTTCGGCGGCGGGCTTGTTGTTGACTTCCCCGAGTCCACGAAGGCGAAGAA GTATTACCTGTGCATATGGGCAGGCATGACGGGAATACCGCAGAAAATGCCGCAGGCATTAATGGACGTGGAGTCGGATGAGGAAGAGACGGTTAAGACAGGCGGCGGAATGCCGAAGCGGAATAAAAGGCAGAAAAAGCAAGAGAGTCTACGTCAGCGCATCATCAACAAGAAACAGCAGCAACGCAGAAGG GGTATCGAAACCAGGCCCGACACCAAGTATACGGGTAGAGCGAGGCCGGGACGCTTTTAA
- a CDS encoding Inner membrane protein yihN, translating to MSEPRPLSTAEHDSSAPAKQAPKKEPVNYGVVGQVLYHVVSFTEGYEQQVLYLCMRLFESTMGFTKRQQTMLMTVSIMSRLCFSLVWGLLADAFETNLVMSAGLLFMGIASILLSSTSRYSSILFLRFLHGAAFGCIYPVQQKIISDEDDGQSTGSSSTFTRLHALNCIGRMICAAITTEAAQNILLGFIGWRVSYIVLGYVWISVGIAIIFSLKATEELISPYESMSYFIEQMSGAFKAVFTSATAFLCIFTMLIAEAPMCTLPYMITYLEYLGVSDMKVGIAILVTTIGGAAGTAAGGVVIDKIASLHTDYGELIAGIVVMGVRLIVCILFFVSPAPDGRLMWYHYIEFAILGATLVTVGGVDRPIMRKAIEEKYQATASALIQCISGISISVSFVEIFAYVSEKLHGYAPSKQAIDDMDAALKDNNTEALRKSTMYMIVVGSLLNIACYGALFGRYKEDKEIVEKKNEKERVVRQEKKQKMIAEKQGRREEEPITEDRLHELDLSSNTLGERPILELPQ from the exons ATGTCTGAACCACGGCCTTTATCAACTGCAGAACATGACTCATCTGCACCGGCTAAACAGGCACCGAAAAAAGAGCCTGTAAACTATGGCGTCGTTGGCCAGGTGTTGTACCACGTGGTGTCTTTCACTGAGGGTTACGAACAGCAGGTGTTGTACCTGTGCATGAGGCTCTTCGAGTCAACTATGGGCTTCACCAAGCGGCAACAGACGATGCTGATGACCGTGTCTATCATGTCGCGCTTGTGCTTCTCACTAGTTTGGGGGTTGCTGGCTGATGCTTTTGAAACTAACCTGGTGATGTCTGCCGGGTTATTATTTATGGGCATAGCCTCCATCTTGCTAAGCTCCACGTCACGGTACTCGTCG ATCCTCTTCTTGCGTTTCTTACACGGTGCTGCATTTGGTTGTATCTACCCAGTTCAGCAAAAGATTATCTcggatgaagatgatgggCAGAGTaccggcagcagcagcacgttcaCTCGTCTTCACGCGCTGAACTGCATTGGCCGTATGATCTGTGCCGCCATTACCACGGAGGCTGCTCAAAACATCTTGCTGGGATTTATCGGCTGGCGCGTGTCATACATTGTGTTGGGTTACGTGTGGATTTCGGTAGGCATCGCGATTATATTTAGTTTGAAAGCTACTGAGGAACTAATCTCTCCTTATGAATCCATGAGCTACTTCATCGAGCAAATGTCTGGGGCATTTAAAGCAGTTTTCACAAGTGCGACTGCATTTCTGTGTATATTTACGATGTTGATCGCGGAGGCTCCGATGTGTACTCTGCCGTACATGATCACGTACCTGGAATACTTAGGTGTGTCAGACATGAAGGTTGGTATTGCGATTTTAGTCACGACGAttggcggcgcagcaggaACTGCGGCAGGAGGTGTAGTTATAGACAAAATTGCAAGTTTGCACACGGATTATGGTGAGCTCATTGCCGGCATAGTTGTGATGGGCGTGCGACTAATCGTCTGCATTCTGTTCTTCGTGTCCCCTGCGCCAGATGGACGTCTGATGTGGTATCACTACATAGAGTTTGCGATTCTAGGTGCGACACTGGTTACGGTTGGTGGCGTGGATAGGCCTATAATGAGGAAAGCAATAGAAGAAAAGTACCAGGCTACCGCATCCGCCCTAATCCAGTGCATATCGGGTATTTCTATAAGCGTCAGTTTCGTCGAGATCTTCGCGTACGTGTCAGAGAAGCTGCACGGTTACGCCCCCTCGAAACAGGCAATTGATGACATGGATGCGGCGCTGAAAGATAACAACACCGAGGCTCTGAGGAAATCGACCATGTACATGATCGTGGTAGGGTCACTGCTCAACATTGCGTGCTATGGTGCATTGTTTGGCAGATACAAGGAGGATAAGGAGATTGTTGAAAAGAAAAATGAGAAGGAACGGGTTGTAAGACAGGAAAAGAAGCAGAAAATGATTGCAGAAAAGCAGGGCAGAAGGGAAGAAGAGCCAATAACAGAAGATCGTCTACATGAATTGGATTTGTCATCTAACACGCTAGGGGAACGGCCAATCTTAGAACTGCCGCAGTAA